A DNA window from Paenibacillus andongensis contains the following coding sequences:
- a CDS encoding glycoside hydrolase family protein, protein MESIAERMLPAPREGGFRMEGYWVWCGSVIRGEDERYHMFASRWPKSLPMHPGWLVASEIVRAVSDTPEGPYTFQEVVLPARGAQYWDGRSTHNPHITKFGDKYLLYYMGSTHPLPDVVAGDGFGLEDPRCIVARSNKRVGLAMADSVNGPWERSDNPILPVRPNRFDSYLTSNPAPCLHEDGSVLLVYKARQYEGNLHGKMTIGAAAADNYQGPYRVLTEEPIFPPDQFHIEDPFIWKTPEGYELLAKDMEGTLCGEKHGGIHAVSPDGLSWQLSETPKSYSRTVLWDDGTEQTMGNLERPFLLFHDGKPTHLFAAVADGPGGFRNAANTWNMVIPLKP, encoded by the coding sequence ATGGAAAGTATCGCAGAACGTATGCTGCCCGCGCCCCGTGAAGGCGGATTTCGGATGGAAGGTTATTGGGTATGGTGCGGTTCGGTTATTCGGGGAGAAGATGAACGCTATCACATGTTTGCATCTCGTTGGCCCAAATCGCTGCCCATGCATCCGGGGTGGCTGGTTGCTTCGGAAATTGTGAGAGCGGTTTCGGATACCCCGGAAGGGCCATATACCTTTCAAGAGGTCGTTCTTCCAGCTAGAGGAGCCCAATATTGGGACGGGCGCAGCACACATAATCCGCATATCACCAAATTCGGAGATAAGTATCTTCTCTACTACATGGGTTCTACGCACCCGCTGCCCGATGTGGTCGCTGGTGATGGATTCGGGTTGGAAGATCCGCGATGCATCGTAGCCCGTTCTAATAAACGAGTGGGGCTCGCTATGGCGGACAGTGTTAATGGGCCTTGGGAAAGAAGCGATAACCCGATACTCCCCGTGCGTCCAAACCGGTTCGATAGTTATTTGACCTCCAATCCGGCACCTTGCCTACACGAGGACGGTTCCGTGCTGCTTGTCTACAAAGCTCGCCAATATGAAGGTAATCTTCATGGGAAAATGACGATCGGGGCAGCCGCAGCAGATAACTATCAAGGACCTTATCGCGTATTAACTGAGGAGCCTATTTTTCCGCCGGATCAATTTCATATCGAGGATCCTTTCATTTGGAAGACGCCGGAAGGGTATGAGCTGTTAGCCAAGGATATGGAGGGAACACTTTGCGGGGAAAAACATGGCGGCATTCATGCTGTTTCTCCGGACGGGTTAAGTTGGCAATTGTCTGAGACGCCTAAGTCTTATTCGCGTACGGTTCTTTGGGATGATGGAACGGAGCAGACGATGGGCAACCTTGAACGGCCTTTTCTGTTATTTCATGACGGGAAGCCAACGCACTTGTTCGCAGCAGTTGCCGACGGACCCGGGGGATTTCGTAACGCAGCGAACACTTGGAATATGGTTATTCCATTGAAGCCTTAG
- a CDS encoding carbohydrate ABC transporter permease, with translation MIMTRGHKIFNLFNVILLGIIGLSMVLPLIHIIAQSLSNNTAINAGKVSLWPVGFTLGSYKLILQDPTIWIGFRNSVIITVFGTLINLFMTTTLAYPLSRPEYLFRKSILVMVLFTLIFSAPLIPNYLLVKQLGLLNTLWALMLPMAISAFNLFVMRSFFLNLPTELLDSARIDGCGEFRILWNIVLPLSKPAMATMGIMYAVGHWNRYAEAVFYIDHRNWIPLQVRLREIVFTDQMGQSDVSSELMLLLSPEGIKMAVIVVATIPILCVYPFLQKHFIQGMMVGSVKS, from the coding sequence ATGATTATGACAAGAGGTCATAAAATTTTTAATTTGTTCAATGTCATTTTGTTAGGTATCATCGGACTCAGCATGGTGCTTCCCCTTATTCACATTATTGCGCAGTCATTAAGCAATAACACGGCCATTAATGCGGGTAAGGTATCGTTGTGGCCAGTTGGTTTCACACTGGGGAGTTATAAACTTATTTTACAGGACCCAACGATATGGATTGGGTTTCGGAATAGTGTCATTATTACGGTATTTGGAACCTTGATTAATCTTTTTATGACAACAACGCTTGCGTATCCTTTATCCAGACCTGAGTATTTGTTCCGCAAATCCATTCTGGTGATGGTGCTGTTTACTCTTATTTTCAGCGCGCCATTAATTCCGAACTATTTGTTGGTGAAGCAATTAGGGCTTCTTAATACGCTATGGGCTTTAATGCTACCTATGGCGATAAGCGCTTTTAATTTATTCGTTATGCGTTCATTCTTCCTGAACCTACCGACGGAGCTGCTGGATTCGGCAAGAATTGACGGGTGCGGAGAGTTTCGGATATTGTGGAATATTGTATTGCCGCTTTCTAAACCTGCTATGGCTACAATGGGCATCATGTATGCGGTGGGTCATTGGAACCGTTATGCCGAGGCTGTCTTTTATATTGATCATCGCAATTGGATTCCGCTGCAGGTTCGGTTAAGAGAAATTGTATTTACAGATCAGATGGGGCAATCGGATGTATCTTCGGAACTAATGCTTTTACTATCACCGGAAGGGATTAAGATGGCGGTCATTGTCGTGGCTACGATCCCGATCCTTTGTGTATATCCGTTCCTGCAAAAGCACTTTATCCAAGGGATGATGGTGGGTTCAGTGAAATCCTAA
- a CDS encoding glucuronate isomerase: MNTEMRHVKEAFEERIMQLPVLDTHTHLVGDRLCASDFWEIAHYFWLFRELQAAGYPANAMELPEDIRIAAFLEAYHGSRNTMMNVVLTQIFKNLYGIEISDAASVRKADAAVKETAQSATWAQEVADRMNVSRFVVNIPEHAEFQGMRENAILIPRIDGKLGGWVKEVELSHNPAEAFAQAREKLKQLLDEYKEAGYVGIMTTLPSYETRANRKVVIGQGSTKDEILMMLLHELGSAAEQRGLLIQLFLGVERSWCGTATPVNDPARILKLSALFEAYACTFELVVASELNNLDIVQAAWNFPNVHVGGHWWFNFRASTYRDSMQYRLEALPAIKSSLIVSDARCMEWSYGKILLVKRIVSDFLWGQIEAGWIEYDTALFVAENWLHSSAAKRYGVAR; encoded by the coding sequence ATGAATACGGAGATGAGACACGTCAAGGAAGCGTTTGAGGAACGTATCATGCAGCTGCCTGTATTGGATACGCACACCCACCTTGTGGGGGATCGCCTCTGTGCCAGCGACTTTTGGGAGATTGCGCATTATTTCTGGTTGTTTCGCGAGCTGCAGGCTGCGGGATATCCGGCGAATGCCATGGAGCTCCCAGAGGATATACGAATCGCTGCCTTTTTGGAAGCGTACCATGGATCAAGAAACACGATGATGAATGTGGTGTTGACTCAAATTTTCAAAAATCTATATGGCATTGAAATCAGCGACGCTGCCTCCGTACGGAAAGCCGACGCTGCTGTCAAAGAGACCGCACAAAGCGCTACATGGGCGCAAGAAGTCGCGGACCGTATGAACGTTAGCAGGTTCGTGGTGAATATACCCGAGCATGCGGAGTTCCAAGGCATGCGGGAGAACGCCATCCTTATCCCGCGAATTGACGGTAAATTAGGCGGGTGGGTCAAAGAAGTTGAGCTGTCGCATAACCCGGCTGAGGCATTCGCTCAAGCGCGTGAGAAGCTTAAGCAACTACTCGACGAGTACAAGGAAGCCGGTTACGTGGGCATCATGACCACATTGCCGAGCTATGAAACCAGGGCGAACCGCAAGGTTGTGATTGGGCAAGGCAGCACCAAGGATGAGATTTTGATGATGCTTCTGCACGAATTAGGCTCTGCAGCTGAGCAGAGGGGACTTCTTATTCAGTTGTTTCTCGGTGTGGAACGTTCCTGGTGTGGAACAGCCACCCCGGTCAATGACCCGGCCCGTATCTTGAAGCTATCTGCCTTGTTTGAAGCCTATGCTTGTACCTTCGAGCTTGTGGTGGCCTCGGAGCTAAACAATCTGGATATTGTGCAAGCGGCATGGAACTTTCCGAATGTTCATGTGGGCGGACATTGGTGGTTTAACTTTCGGGCAAGTACATACCGAGATAGTATGCAGTACCGGTTAGAAGCGCTTCCGGCCATCAAAAGCTCGCTCATTGTATCCGATGCCCGCTGTATGGAGTGGAGCTACGGCAAAATTTTGCTTGTCAAACGGATTGTGAGTGATTTCCTGTGGGGGCAAATCGAAGCAGGCTGGATTGAGTATGACACGGCCTTATTTGTTGCTGAGAATTGGCTGCACAGCAGTGCAGCTAAGCGCTATGGAGTCGCTCGTTAA
- a CDS encoding SagB family peptide dehydrogenase, whose protein sequence is MNLEAFLHNLHYDIDKTKPPDLVVDWDDGPLAYKLYRGLPVVPLSPEVPLTLEGGEAQVLPDLRRMGHFLWYIYGLTQLSQSVPASNSMVPNMGLMQLYRRFVPSGGALYPNELYVYLKLEDLPSGVYHYDVAHHRLVLLREGNFDSFLARALGNRCDVSACFGTVFVSTMFWKNFFKYNNFSYRLQGLDAGALIGQLLEVAKRFGFASGVYFQFLDRAVNHLLGVSEQEESVYAVIPLSVEPAISWFANRNADEGEGSAAELCRELTIVKHDHYIRSRRVKEFPMLIKMNEASLLESLRPLRRIGEEKIFHGEDQAVALPRVKRLLYDLASVSRKRFSPDGDFVMSKVSLEQLALLLQEATASFNYRNDLDGDQENLVSRVSLYGCLYNVEGIPDGAYHYDSAAHTLRRIRHGDHRLRLQQGMPSDNVNLFQVPLCFHVAGNRDHHVSALGFRGYRIQQMEAGMLVQRLLLAASALGMGGHPLLGFDARLCDEIYKMPPIGITSLIQIPVGPYRHSPRLAGGLHG, encoded by the coding sequence ATGAATCTGGAGGCATTTCTGCACAATCTGCATTATGATATTGACAAGACCAAACCACCGGACTTGGTGGTGGATTGGGATGACGGACCACTTGCGTATAAGCTCTATCGCGGTTTGCCTGTGGTTCCGTTATCTCCGGAAGTACCGCTAACGTTAGAAGGCGGTGAAGCGCAAGTGCTGCCTGACCTTCGCCGTATGGGTCATTTTCTCTGGTACATATACGGGCTCACTCAATTGTCCCAGTCAGTCCCTGCCTCGAATTCCATGGTACCGAACATGGGCTTGATGCAGTTGTATCGGCGGTTTGTTCCCTCAGGCGGAGCGCTATATCCGAATGAATTATACGTGTATCTGAAGCTGGAGGATTTGCCCTCGGGGGTATATCATTATGATGTGGCGCACCATCGTTTAGTGTTGCTGCGCGAAGGCAACTTCGATTCATTTTTGGCTCGGGCTCTTGGCAATCGATGTGACGTGTCGGCTTGCTTTGGTACTGTTTTTGTATCGACCATGTTTTGGAAAAACTTCTTTAAATACAATAACTTTTCCTACCGACTGCAAGGACTGGATGCTGGTGCATTGATTGGGCAGCTCTTGGAAGTGGCAAAGCGGTTCGGCTTTGCGTCCGGGGTGTATTTCCAGTTCCTTGATCGGGCTGTGAATCATCTCCTTGGAGTATCGGAACAAGAGGAGAGCGTGTATGCGGTAATTCCGCTGTCGGTGGAACCTGCGATCTCTTGGTTTGCCAATAGGAATGCGGATGAGGGGGAAGGCTCTGCCGCCGAATTATGCCGGGAGTTGACAATAGTTAAGCATGATCACTACATACGGTCCCGGAGGGTTAAGGAGTTTCCGATGTTAATCAAGATGAACGAAGCTTCCCTATTGGAATCTCTTCGGCCGTTACGGCGAATTGGGGAAGAGAAGATCTTTCACGGCGAGGATCAAGCAGTGGCTCTGCCCCGTGTAAAGCGGTTATTGTATGATCTGGCGTCCGTAAGCCGAAAACGTTTTTCGCCGGACGGTGATTTTGTTATGAGCAAGGTTAGCCTAGAACAGCTGGCCTTGCTGCTGCAGGAGGCAACGGCATCCTTCAATTATCGGAATGATTTGGATGGAGATCAAGAGAACCTCGTTTCACGCGTTTCGCTGTACGGCTGTTTGTATAACGTTGAGGGCATCCCGGACGGTGCTTATCATTATGACAGCGCTGCTCATACGTTACGGCGAATACGTCATGGTGATCATCGGCTCAGGCTGCAGCAGGGAATGCCTTCCGACAACGTGAATCTCTTTCAAGTTCCGTTATGCTTTCATGTGGCGGGGAACAGGGATCATCACGTATCGGCCCTGGGGTTTAGGGGATACCGCATCCAACAGATGGAGGCGGGGATGCTCGTGCAGCGCTTACTGTTGGCGGCATCCGCTCTCGGGATGGGGGGGCATCCGCTCCTAGGTTTTGATGCCAGATTGTGTGATGAGATCTACAAGATGCCTCCGATAGGGATAACCAGCCTAATCCAAATCCCGGTTGGACCTTATCGCCATTCCCCCCGATTGGCAGGAGGTTTGCACGGCTAG
- a CDS encoding ABC transporter permease, translating to MASKIQPSDRLVYDFTSKSQKWAFVRKHWPIYVISLPGIIYFLLFKYIPLFGSVIAFQNYNIFKGIKGSKWVGLENFQRMFAYTDFLQILKNTILIGIYDMIFAFPVPIILALLINEVRVMMYKRIVQTVVYMPHFLSWVIVGGVVVGVLSPSTGIVNHLLSLFGVEPIYFLGENTYIRTILISSGVWKDSGWGTIIYLAAIAGINPDLYEAAQIDGASRIRQVFSITIPSILPTIVILFLLHIGNFLDFGFERVFVFLNPLNNENGEIIDTFVYRAGLVDRQYSYTTAIGLFKSVVGLMLIMISNTFSKKLTGEGLY from the coding sequence ATGGCCAGTAAAATTCAGCCATCCGATCGATTAGTTTACGATTTCACATCGAAGAGTCAGAAATGGGCTTTTGTCCGAAAACATTGGCCGATTTATGTGATTTCATTACCGGGAATCATTTATTTCTTACTTTTTAAATATATCCCGTTATTCGGTTCCGTCATCGCGTTTCAAAACTACAACATTTTCAAAGGAATTAAAGGAAGTAAGTGGGTAGGTTTAGAAAATTTCCAACGCATGTTCGCGTATACAGATTTCCTTCAGATATTGAAAAATACGATATTAATCGGTATATACGATATGATCTTCGCTTTCCCGGTTCCGATCATTCTGGCTCTTCTCATCAATGAAGTGCGCGTTATGATGTATAAGCGAATTGTTCAAACCGTGGTTTATATGCCGCACTTCCTATCATGGGTAATCGTCGGTGGAGTCGTCGTTGGGGTATTATCGCCTTCCACGGGAATCGTCAATCATTTGCTATCTTTATTTGGCGTCGAGCCCATTTATTTTCTAGGGGAAAACACCTATATTCGGACCATTCTCATCAGTTCTGGCGTGTGGAAGGATAGCGGTTGGGGCACCATCATTTATTTGGCTGCGATTGCCGGCATCAATCCCGATCTGTATGAAGCTGCACAAATTGATGGAGCCAGCCGGATTCGTCAAGTGTTCTCCATCACGATTCCAAGTATCTTACCAACCATTGTTATTTTATTCCTGCTTCATATCGGTAATTTTCTTGATTTCGGTTTCGAACGCGTCTTCGTATTTCTTAACCCGCTTAACAATGAGAATGGGGAGATTATCGATACGTTTGTGTACCGGGCAGGACTTGTTGATCGGCAATACAGCTACACGACGGCCATCGGATTGTTCAAGTCGGTTGTGGGTCTTATGTTGATCATGATCAGTAATACGTTTAGTAAAAAGCTGACCGGAGAAGGTTTGTATTGA
- a CDS encoding TOMM precursor leader peptide-binding protein — protein MIVGNGGLADCVYEELSTQFEVVRQIDFESGVPKAVDLALVLHDAWHPNVHQKAEKQLQPAGIPWLRGFVSFGEGVIGPLVRPGTPGCSQCADMRRLMAGRERREMRELQMRLAAHEGMASDAWASRTGLLQMAHLLVVEARRMLQGDPVYTAEKVFLINLKTLESTLHFFLPDPLCPVCSRLPDDSSTAARVSLQPSPKISSDSYRSRSMDDLNKVLTKDYLDYRTGFLNGKMIDLESPFADVSVNLPLFSEDVGTAGRTHSYAMSEPTAILEGLERYCGLAPRGKRTVVHGSFRNLEDQALDPVKVGTHTKEQYAQPGFPFTTFDPDQPINWVWGYSFLQERPILVPEQLAYYSMGCGHGFVSESSNGCALGGSLEEAIFYGILEVVERDSFLMTWYAQLSLPRLDPYSANDQELRLMIDRLRAVAGFDVYFFNSTMESGIPSVWGVAKNRKQTGVNLICAAGAHPDPVRAVKGAVHELASMVLNLDKKFEANREAYVRMYHDSSQVKQMEDHSLLYGLPQAQERLQFLLDENRPMRKFEEEFKREVRHADLTDDLKDILKAFRRLNLDVIVVDLTAPEIKRNGLHCVKVLIPGMLPMTFGHQFTRVVGLERVLRVPMELGYTKEPLKIERLNPYPHPFP, from the coding sequence ATGATTGTGGGAAATGGGGGGTTGGCGGATTGCGTGTACGAAGAACTGTCAACCCAATTCGAGGTCGTACGTCAAATTGATTTCGAATCAGGAGTACCGAAAGCGGTGGATTTGGCTCTGGTGCTGCACGATGCTTGGCATCCTAACGTTCATCAAAAGGCGGAAAAGCAGCTGCAGCCAGCCGGCATTCCTTGGCTGCGCGGCTTCGTTTCATTTGGTGAGGGCGTGATCGGGCCTCTGGTTCGCCCGGGTACACCGGGTTGCTCCCAGTGCGCAGACATGCGGCGCCTCATGGCGGGACGTGAGCGCAGGGAGATGCGGGAGCTGCAGATGAGGCTGGCAGCGCACGAGGGCATGGCGAGTGACGCATGGGCGTCGCGTACAGGACTTTTGCAGATGGCTCACCTGTTGGTAGTAGAGGCACGGAGGATGCTACAAGGCGATCCGGTTTACACGGCAGAGAAAGTGTTTTTGATCAACTTGAAAACGCTGGAGAGCACCCTTCACTTCTTTCTCCCAGACCCGCTGTGTCCGGTTTGTAGTCGATTGCCTGATGACTCATCAACAGCAGCCCGCGTTTCGCTGCAACCAAGTCCGAAGATCAGCTCAGACAGTTACCGCTCCCGTTCGATGGATGACCTGAATAAAGTTCTGACCAAAGACTATCTGGATTACCGGACTGGCTTTTTGAATGGGAAAATGATTGACCTTGAGTCGCCTTTTGCCGATGTCAGTGTGAATCTGCCGTTGTTCTCTGAGGACGTGGGGACGGCAGGTCGGACTCATTCCTATGCGATGAGCGAACCCACCGCCATTCTGGAGGGGTTAGAACGATACTGCGGTCTGGCACCCCGCGGCAAACGGACGGTAGTCCATGGCAGCTTCCGCAATCTGGAAGATCAAGCGCTCGACCCCGTCAAGGTAGGGACGCACACGAAGGAACAGTATGCTCAGCCGGGGTTTCCGTTCACAACGTTCGATCCTGACCAGCCCATCAATTGGGTATGGGGCTATTCGTTTTTGCAAGAGCGACCGATTCTGGTTCCGGAGCAGCTCGCTTATTACAGTATGGGCTGCGGGCATGGTTTCGTGTCCGAGTCTTCCAACGGCTGCGCGTTAGGAGGAAGTTTGGAGGAAGCGATTTTTTACGGCATATTGGAAGTGGTGGAGCGAGATTCTTTCCTGATGACTTGGTATGCGCAGCTGTCTCTCCCGCGTCTTGACCCTTATTCGGCTAACGACCAAGAATTGCGGTTGATGATCGATCGTTTACGAGCCGTGGCGGGGTTTGATGTGTATTTCTTTAACTCGACGATGGAGAGCGGGATTCCAAGCGTTTGGGGGGTAGCGAAAAACAGGAAACAAACAGGAGTGAATCTCATCTGTGCGGCCGGAGCTCATCCTGATCCTGTACGGGCGGTGAAAGGCGCGGTTCACGAGTTGGCTAGCATGGTACTGAATCTGGATAAGAAATTTGAGGCGAACCGGGAGGCGTATGTTCGGATGTATCACGATTCCTCCCAGGTGAAGCAGATGGAGGATCATTCACTGCTGTACGGTTTGCCGCAAGCGCAGGAGCGCCTGCAATTTCTGCTGGATGAAAATCGCCCTATGCGAAAGTTTGAGGAGGAATTCAAACGGGAAGTAAGGCATGCTGATTTAACAGACGATCTGAAGGACATTCTTAAGGCGTTCCGTCGATTGAATCTCGATGTGATCGTGGTGGATCTGACAGCGCCGGAAATTAAGCGAAATGGACTTCATTGCGTGAAAGTGCTGATTCCAGGGATGCTGCCGATGACATTCGGACATCAATTTACCCGCGTGGTAGGGTTGGAGCGTGTATTGAGGGTACCGATGGAGCTCGGGTACACGAAGGAGCCACTGAAAATAGAACGTCTCAATCCATACCCACATCCGTTTCCATAG
- a CDS encoding extracellular solute-binding protein — translation MKKVTNVALVAVLSVGTLAGCSTGKTGQQQATPSSVTTAAKKAPTKFSISYPTTTNTGYHTRVDINNDKWVKKLEELTNTDLTLRITEVSKMGVLFASNDIPDVVGSLGTATDKAMSGSVEAGMFLPLDDLLKQNAPNLMKTVPKEAWDAVSYNGKIYGIPNWLENPSRRATFIRTDLLEKAGLQPPKTIDEFLDVLRKFKAMGVKYPYGARENLKYADTVLGAFDVLPYKEQFEVVNGQVVPKFFDVDNMTKALNVIKTMFDEGLMSKEFATTTSTDWLKNIRSGDVGIWSSNLVSLNDFRTNVPNAVKDAKIDVIASPKGPDGKGGYLMYQPVIGAHYINKNVKPETAAEIVKYFDWMTSEEAFKFFTFGIEGDTYTVVDGKVKYKEPTNKEEQEEQDHRGTLHSSHESTVNRLKMQTDPNGPYILNAFDHILAKEGLSGIGFSPNLEADAKYPDAASPGSDAAPKIIMDHMIKMIYGKEPISDWPKVIEEYKSKGGNEIIKEATDRYNNKKGVLFLGKKQ, via the coding sequence TTGAAAAAAGTTACAAATGTTGCACTCGTCGCTGTATTGTCTGTAGGTACTTTAGCGGGCTGTTCAACGGGAAAAACCGGTCAGCAGCAAGCAACGCCGTCATCAGTCACAACAGCGGCAAAAAAGGCACCGACCAAGTTTTCTATTTCATATCCGACCACGACGAACACTGGATACCACACGCGTGTTGACATTAACAATGACAAATGGGTAAAGAAATTGGAAGAGCTGACGAATACCGACCTTACGCTTCGAATAACGGAAGTAAGCAAGATGGGCGTCTTGTTCGCAAGCAATGATATTCCCGATGTTGTAGGCAGCTTGGGCACAGCAACAGATAAAGCGATGTCAGGATCCGTAGAAGCTGGGATGTTCTTGCCACTGGATGACTTGCTGAAACAAAATGCCCCAAATTTAATGAAAACGGTGCCGAAGGAAGCATGGGACGCCGTATCCTATAATGGGAAGATTTATGGGATCCCCAACTGGTTAGAGAATCCTTCTAGACGTGCTACGTTTATTCGTACCGATTTGCTTGAAAAGGCGGGTTTACAGCCACCTAAAACAATCGATGAATTCCTGGATGTACTCCGAAAGTTTAAGGCCATGGGCGTCAAATATCCCTATGGTGCTCGTGAGAACTTGAAATATGCCGACACCGTGCTGGGGGCATTTGATGTGCTGCCTTATAAAGAACAATTCGAGGTAGTAAATGGTCAAGTTGTGCCGAAGTTTTTTGATGTGGACAATATGACAAAAGCGCTTAACGTGATCAAGACCATGTTTGATGAAGGTTTGATGTCCAAAGAGTTCGCGACGACAACTTCGACCGATTGGTTGAAAAATATCCGCTCCGGCGATGTTGGTATCTGGTCTTCCAACTTAGTCAGCTTGAATGATTTCCGGACGAACGTTCCGAATGCGGTGAAAGATGCCAAGATTGATGTCATCGCCTCTCCCAAAGGACCTGACGGCAAAGGCGGTTATCTCATGTACCAGCCAGTTATTGGCGCTCATTACATCAACAAAAATGTGAAGCCTGAAACGGCCGCAGAAATCGTTAAATATTTCGACTGGATGACGTCAGAAGAAGCATTCAAGTTCTTTACTTTCGGTATCGAAGGCGATACGTACACGGTAGTTGACGGTAAAGTGAAGTATAAGGAACCGACCAACAAAGAAGAGCAAGAGGAGCAGGATCACCGTGGTACGCTGCATTCCTCCCATGAAAGTACCGTTAACCGTCTGAAAATGCAAACAGACCCTAATGGACCTTACATTCTGAATGCATTTGATCATATTTTAGCAAAAGAAGGCTTATCGGGAATTGGCTTTTCTCCTAATCTGGAGGCCGATGCCAAGTATCCGGATGCTGCTTCACCAGGTTCGGATGCTGCGCCGAAGATCATTATGGATCATATGATTAAAATGATTTACGGCAAGGAACCAATTTCCGACTGGCCGAAGGTCATTGAAGAGTATAAATCCAAAGGCGGCAACGAGATCATTAAAGAAGCGACGGACCGTTACAACAATAAAAAAGGCGTGCTTTTTTTGGGTAAGAAACAGTAA
- a CDS encoding extracellular solute-binding protein yields MKKTISLTLAVVLTASALTACSSDGKVAGTGSPQPSGNVKKAPVKFSMLYPTTVSTGYHTRVPDLNKDKWVLKLEELTNTDLDVKVVEDAKFGVMFASNDIPDVVGSIGGPGSKSMSGSVENGVFMPLDELLKQNGPNLLKVIPKAAWDSVSYEGKIYGVPEFLSNPSRRSTYIRTDLLEKAGLQAPKTVDEFLNVLRAFKKMGVENPYQMRENFKYADVILGAFDVLPYKDQFELVNGQVVPKFFDVENVQKALTTYKTMYDEGLIPKEFATITSTDFTKSIESGKAGIWSQNASGLPGYRTKAQQAVPGAKVDIIASPKGPEGKGGYFYYAPVIRTFFVNKNVKQDTAAGIIKMFDWMVSPEAETFFTFGIEGDTYTKDSSGKITYKFPTTKEETDEEGFRSGTMWAVHDSTYNKPRLLLNEDGKATLKAFDEVLTKEGLSGIGFYPDLSSFAKFPDLAAPQPDVGPKIIIDHMIKMIYGKEPITDWPKVIEEYKAKGGNEIIKEATERWNKKQGAIMIDTK; encoded by the coding sequence ATGAAAAAAACGATCAGTCTTACGCTGGCTGTCGTGTTGACGGCTTCTGCATTAACCGCATGTTCTTCGGATGGAAAGGTAGCGGGAACGGGTTCACCACAGCCATCGGGCAACGTGAAGAAAGCACCGGTCAAATTCTCCATGCTCTATCCAACGACTGTCAGTACGGGATATCATACCCGGGTACCTGATTTAAACAAGGATAAATGGGTATTGAAACTGGAGGAGTTAACGAATACGGATTTGGACGTTAAGGTTGTGGAAGATGCCAAATTCGGCGTTATGTTCGCGAGTAACGATATTCCCGATGTTGTTGGGAGTATCGGTGGTCCAGGCAGTAAGTCGATGTCCGGTTCAGTAGAGAACGGTGTTTTCATGCCGCTGGACGAGCTTTTGAAACAGAATGGGCCGAATTTATTAAAAGTGATACCCAAAGCAGCTTGGGATAGTGTTTCGTATGAAGGGAAGATTTATGGCGTGCCAGAATTTTTGAGCAATCCATCCCGTCGTTCCACATACATTCGTACGGATTTGTTGGAGAAGGCTGGGCTTCAAGCTCCAAAAACCGTTGACGAATTTCTGAATGTGCTGCGAGCATTTAAAAAGATGGGTGTAGAGAATCCCTATCAAATGAGGGAAAACTTCAAGTACGCAGACGTGATTCTAGGAGCTTTCGATGTTTTGCCTTATAAGGATCAATTTGAGCTGGTAAATGGTCAAGTAGTCCCGAAATTTTTCGATGTAGAAAATGTGCAGAAGGCACTCACCACGTACAAAACAATGTATGACGAAGGTTTGATACCAAAGGAATTCGCAACCATCACTTCTACTGATTTTACGAAAAGCATTGAGTCCGGCAAAGCGGGAATCTGGTCTCAAAATGCTTCCGGATTACCAGGGTACCGCACGAAAGCCCAACAAGCTGTTCCAGGAGCAAAAGTTGATATTATTGCTTCGCCAAAAGGCCCGGAAGGAAAAGGCGGGTATTTCTATTATGCACCTGTCATTCGTACCTTCTTCGTTAATAAAAATGTGAAGCAAGATACCGCTGCGGGCATTATTAAAATGTTTGATTGGATGGTTTCTCCGGAAGCTGAAACCTTCTTTACCTTCGGAATCGAAGGCGATACCTACACGAAGGACAGCAGCGGCAAAATTACGTATAAATTCCCGACGACGAAGGAAGAAACCGATGAAGAAGGCTTCCGCAGCGGAACGATGTGGGCGGTACATGACTCCACTTACAATAAACCAAGACTGCTGCTGAACGAAGATGGAAAAGCGACCTTGAAAGCATTCGATGAAGTGCTGACGAAGGAAGGTCTGTCTGGTATCGGGTTTTACCCTGATTTGAGCAGCTTCGCAAAATTTCCGGATCTTGCAGCTCCTCAGCCTGACGTTGGCCCGAAGATCATTATCGATCACATGATCAAAATGATTTACGGCAAAGAGCCAATCACCGATTGGCCGAAGGTAATCGAAGAGTATAAAGCCAAAGGCGGCAATGAAATTATTAAAGAAGCGACCGAGCGTTGGAACAAAAAGCAAGGCGCGATTATGATCGATACAAAATAA